Part of the Trichoplusia ni isolate ovarian cell line Hi5 chromosome 16, tn1, whole genome shotgun sequence genome, TATGGGGTCACTGCTGCACTTTTCTATATTAGCAAGTTTTATGTGGATGCTGATAACAGCAATCCTACAATTTATAAGATACGTTCGAGTTTTGGGAGTGCGTAGACCATCCCGTTTTATGGTCAAATTCACGTTGATCGGCTGGGGCATTCCTACCATACCTGTGATTTTAACTTTAGCTCTAGATGCTCAGACCTATATACCTAGTTCGTCAATGATTAAAAGGATTTGTTACCCAAATggatactatttaattttaggtgTGCTTGTACCGGTCTGCATAATTCTTGCTATAAacataatactatttattttagtgcTTCATGCTATTTCAAGGGGATCTGACCAGAAAATCAAAACTACTGATATGGATTTGATAGGTGCACAATTGAGagtttccatatttttattcttcttattaGGTCTTACTTGGATCTttggaatattttcattttcaaatcatttACTTTGGTCTTATCTGTTTTGTTTAACATCTACTTTACAAGGATTtgtcttatttatatattttgtgatttgTGATCCCAACACAAGATGTTTGTGGGTAACGCTCATGAAACCACAATTTGTAAGTAGTTCTTCAAGGAATAGTATTACGAGTATAAGTACTGGTTGatttgtattatgtatgtgtattgaattaataagttgtaaaagaaattattttgtaaatataataaataaatattggttgcaaaaaatattttgttaattattattacctgaTTCccgctataaaaaaaaataacaaagatgatctagaattttcttttataaggtGTTTTACGCCGCTTCCGGTAGGTTTAATCACAAtcactaaacaaaataactgcgaattcaaaacttttaaaaatctaGATCGGTTTTGACTATCGTATTTAAGTACTGGAAAATCCAATAAATGAAAGATCACTTGATGGTTGACTCGAAAACTCAAATGATTTATAGATGGGATCAATCCCCCGAGATCTGCCTGCATCTGCAAACAAAATATCTACAGCGTTTCTCACAGTTATTTGATCTTAAACCTAAACCCAATGCGAATGGAATTCAGGATATTCAAGAACAAACCAAGCTGTGTACTAATCGAAGAATCTCGACATTTTCTAAACAGTAAACAATGTGGTCTAGTTAAAAATGGCGCAGTGATACCCTCAGACTTAGTCACTAACACGCAAACTAACTTGTAACAATCTAGGTTTTTTTACtagatttttgtgtatttataattGTGTAGTAAATAGTAAGAAATGTTTAGTACATCTCAATTTGTATCAGTACTGTTGCTGTCTATGGGTAAGTAgattcgtatttattttattgtattcagGTAATATTTTCAACTTAGTATGAATATATATCAATCCTTTTTGTCTGAAGCTTATTCAGGTAATTATTTGACTCATAGCAAGTTGCTTCTGCTGAAGGTTTTGTTCTCTGCTTTGATTACTTTTTCTGTAGTCATTACGACGTTTTTGACTATATTCCGAAGGCTTGAATGACTTAtgtatattcaaaaatataaacatttattttagataacATATCGGACAAAAgtaaaaacctctttaaattgcattctttttttattcttttgaaaATGTGTCTTGACTGTTACTAAATAGAATCTTAATTCCCTTACAAAGCCACTATCGGTTCTGGTTGGAAAGCTGTGCCCGCAAGTCAAGCTATGTACGCGTTACGTTCCCAATATTACCCCCCACAGGGTGGCTTGCCACTGATGGACGAGGATGCTCTTCCTCGAAGTAAGTACGAAATATACATATTAGGAGTTCATTATGTACATTGCAGTGATGTCATGAAAGTCACTTTTCTTCCGAAGTTAGGCATATTCCATATTAAATAGCAGATAATCTACCTCTGTGCATtaattcatcaattttattgcaGCAATTTAACGTGAAAGAGTTACAAACGTTTTCACATCTCTCcgaattttatcgttttttataatattagaatgaTATTAATAGTTGTAGCTGTATAAAGACGGAAACAATAATGGCAAAAATACTCTTAAGTCACTAAAATTATGCAGAATCAGAAAGTAGGTTTAATTTGTAAGTCAAACTCTCCCATCACTCGAAATGCTAATTTGACAACTTCTTATAAATGCAGCTACATGTCTAATCGTTCAAAATCACCAATCATTGATTGTCCTTTTTCTTACAGCTTTCATCCACAGCATCTACAAATTCGGCTATTGTACCCCTGATGTATTACAAAAAGTGTTTCTTCGTAAAACTAGCAACGTCACCTTGTCGGATTTTCAATCGACGCAAGCTCCTTATTTATATGTACGTACTTATACATTATTGGGCCGATATTAAAATTTGTCCTTTCATAAGCggcagtaaaaaaaataccggtGATGTTGTTAAAACCTGCGCCCAAAAATTACTCTTATTAGACAACAAGCAATGCTGCATATCTGCAACTACTAAACAAGACAAACTGATTAAATATATAGTACAATACTGTTATAGAAAGTCTACTATgacctcttaaagtaatgttatagcatgtgtggaagagagatgctgaTACTTTGTGtactgtctcgcttttacagcATGACATCAGACCgagaaatcaatatttcatccaagtttttttattacagttattaGAGGACGAAGGTACCCAAAGATTCAGACTCCAGTGCATCGTGATGAAGATCTTTGTGCCCCGAAAGCACCTGTTCCGTAGGAGTCGTCTGCCCATGTACTACTGTCAAGGAGAATTATTCCTCGTCTATAAACTAACGTTCCAAAGAGTTGAACTGCACGAGTTTTATTTCAGAACACTTATTAACATGCCGTCGaatttcttttttgaattttatcatgCGCCACCTTTGTAGAGaactaaacttttttttgacgttttaagacactaaaaacaaagtgtttttactttttttttaactgaacattcatttttttacaactcAAAGTCTCATAACTTTTCATAACGGTTATTATATGgttacatataatatatgatatGGAGTGATGTGATtctgttatattataaaactagaaactaaattcaattaaaaaaaagtattttcgtgTTGTGAGAGATGCTATCCTATATGGAAGGAGGCCTGTTCCCAGCAGTGGAACGCATATAGGCTGGTTATTATTTACGTGCAAAGTAACACGAACTaaaccttatttaataaatgagtgttgaacaattaatttctttttttacataaaatccTAGCGCGTAATTCATGATCGTTGCTTCAAAAGACTTCGACATGGTAACTATGGTAagtcatataaaaatgtattaggtaattaatttgacttaaaaataatatttgtcatTATCTACTTCGAGTTTACATGGTTTACACAATCTTTGTGAAACAGTTTATAGTCAACgaatacttataaatttaagtgaacatcaaaaacaaattcatatttACGAATATACTCATATAACATACCGGTATCATtcacaaaatgttaaatatggCGTGAATGACACTACAGGGATCCAATCTACCCTTCATAACATCGGCTGTAAACATACACATGTTTGCcacaattgttattaaattcctttacagaatcaataaacaaatgaaagagCACACGTCTTCAAAATTCATCATTTTACTTTCATTCGGGGATTATGCGCGTTTGGAAGTCCGCGGCCATCTGTACTATAAGTTGgtatattaaactttatgttaataaaacaattatacattcagaagacaaattaaattcatttattttatgatctattaaaagtgattttagATTAGCCAGTTTAAAAATTCGTGTTTTGACCGTAAGCTTATGAGACATTGACGAATATCGatgttattacaatttataatgttattcgTCAACTAACACTAGGTATGTGAGCGTATACagtatgtatattgttttatatatgttGTTATGTCGCAGTATGTGTGCGTACGACGTTGTGCGTGATCCGGGACTTCTCAATTTGCCACGACGACTTCAGTTCGGATCCCGCTGATGGCGTGCTGAAGGAACACACCTTCACCTGGCTTGGATTCATGCAATACATACACGGTATGAACCATTTTAATGACAACAATAATCACATATTATAAAGCAAAGTCGCTCCCGCCGACTTTCACTAAGCATgcttaaatcttaaaaattgaTGCCTCTATTACTACATAAAGCGATTCAAGAGATTTTTCTAAGtgtaattaaatacatgtattttttattaattgaagtGAAGCTTATTTATCGAcgttggaaaaaaaataatgtttccaGAACACGCCATGTTTTTCCTGTttgtataatttcatttaatttaaatttatttaaccaatttcTGTAGAGTTGTACAGTAaatcattttttgaaaataaggTCATAAAGAAGTCTCACTTCGTACGTGTGTTCAAAAGTAAACGCACtcgtttttttgtttcagtgacAACAACTCTCCCGCACCACAGTAAGGCCCCACGAGTTGTCCTTGTCCACAAGCAGTTTGTCATTGGGACAGCTACTGATCTACTGCATCTTCCCAAGAATTACAGACTGTACGTATATTTAGACTCAGAACTGTTGTTGTTCAAGATGCTTagtataaaatgttgttttctaCCATCTGACACAACTCAGCTCACCCTTGTATAACATAAGGGAAaaaggtattattttgtttgtacatACCTTGTGTTGATCCTAAGCACTAGATAtccataaaataattagaaCTCATTTCAAATCGATTCACATCCCATCAcagtttatcaatatttttctgATAAAAGTCTCCATGTAATTTTGTAGGTACTAGTAAAAAGCATGTACTTACGTCTGTCTGCAGTTCACCTTATCACAGTAACGTCAAGATACTTAGAAAGGAATCCGTTCAAATCTAAGGTATTTTTCCAGTGGCAATGTTGTCTTTGGAGATTACGAACGAGATGAAGAAGATTGTGGCTTATCACGACAGCAGATTAAGATTGGCAGAAGATGTCCGCGAGCTTATATAGAAATTCCACTACTTGATATAACACCTCATCCAGAATACACAAGGTAACATTTATCATGCAAGGCTAGACATCCAAACATAAGAGAATGGCAAATTAGCTCTAATTGAGTTTCAGCTGCGTAGACCTCTTTCTAATAGAAATTGGTCAATTGAAGTTCTTGTAAATGTACTGTTTGGTCCTGAACTCTCATAGTCCGATATCTATGTGTGAGTAAACCActccaatttaaaaacaaacttgtatTTCAGGTTTGGCGTTGGCAACAGTTTAGCTCTAGTAAAACTGATTCGACCAATGAAATCACGTAAGTTGACTGACACCATCTTTTAAACCTCCAAACTTAGATCACAAAAGACCTTaaacttcttttaaaattactttacgTAAACTTAAACGTAAAATTAACTTTACGTCCTTCAGAATTTTTAGAATAAACAAATACAGCACAATTTTCCAAGACACGTTATCTCAGATTTATACGATGAGATAAAACCTCTACCTCGTTGTTTTCTGTAGTCATCATAAATACCAATACAATACACGCACATTTTCTTCGATTTTAGAAAtctagatataaaaaaaaacacttaaagaaatatttttttttatctcagaTTACATGGTGCCAGTGTGTCTGCCGACGGTGTCTGAACGCACGAGGAAAAGGAAACATAAAATTGTGTTTCTGGTCGACTACATCAGCAGTatgttttaaatctaaatattaaaatagttaattaatcTAAACTGTAGGCCAAAATCCATAATTTGTAAAGGGGATTTTGACCTCAAGCACTGAGAAAAATAAGGCATGAATGTGAATATCTTTACTTGACTAGATACTGTCATCGCTTTATTTTGATGGTTTACCATGACTaagctgttgttgttgtttttcaACTTAGCGAAACTTTTCACAGCTGTCCCAAGAGACTTCGATTCTGAAAGATTAGCCAAGAAAACGCTGAAACTGTACACTCACAGGGATTGCAAAAGGCATCGGATGAGAGGGGTAACATCTATATTTAACAGCCTTATATATTGTTCctataaatgtttaaacatttcaatattgcttaaatatttttagtcctAGTATTTCTGACCAATTTAGCAGTAAGTTCCAAAATAGTCAATTACTTCTCAAGGACATACTAAAGTGGTTACGTTTATTAATCCTGGGAAGATAACTACTAATCTTCCCAggattaataaactttttttaattactttatttaagtaattaaataaagtcaaaaATCTTATAGAgaacacatttaataaataaacgactgaaaTGACGGcatttcagtggtatatttaAATCTCAATTATAATGATATAAGTGATAATAAGtgataactgcataagtgattcgatctcagaataagctatgcttgacgcggttggtccgtagatgggtgaccatctttgtcataacgagtgcctccgtgtttcggaaggcacgttaaattgtgggtcccggctgttattcctacatctttgacagtcgtta contains:
- the LOC113502123 gene encoding uncharacterized protein LOC113502123, with translation MYALRSQYYPPQGGLPLMDEDALPRTFIHSIYKFGYCTPDVLQKVFLRKTSNVTLSDFQSTQAPYLYLLEDEGTQRFRLQCIVMKIFVPRKHLFRRSRLPMYYCQGELFLVYKLTFQRVELHEFYFRTLINMPSNFFFEFYHAPPL